From the genome of Eucalyptus grandis isolate ANBG69807.140 chromosome 2, ASM1654582v1, whole genome shotgun sequence, one region includes:
- the LOC104422134 gene encoding transcription factor MYB3 yields the protein MRKPCCEKKGTMNKGAWTKQEDQKLIDYIHKHGEGCWRSLPQAAGLLRCGKSCRLRWVNYLRPDLKRGNFGEDEEDLIIKLHALLGNRWSLIAGRLPGRTDNEVKNYWNTHLRRKLMQMGIDPNNHRPRPAVSVPNKSVGSDHSSTCKPENSQEEEDIGSVLQCSSKPESNTGFLPDLNLELTIGPPLIEERLQLSHIDSTQLSFSNFSTVIS from the exons atgaggaaGCCTTGTTGCGAGAAGAAAGGGACGATGAACAAAGGGGCGTGGACAAAGCAAGAAGACCAAAAGCTCATTGACTACATACATAAACATGGCGAAGGTTGCTGGCGCTCTCTCCCCCAAGCTGCAG GTTTGCTGCGTTGTGGGAAGAGCTGTCGACTGAGATGGGTCAACTACTTGAGACCAGACCTTAAACGTGGCAACTTTGGTGAGGATGAAGAAGACCTCATCATCAAGCTGCATGCACTCCTCGGAAATAG GTGGTCCCTCATTGCCGGAAGATTACCGGGACGGACAGACAATGAAGTGAAGAATTACTGGAACACCCACTTGAGAAGAAAACTCATGCAGATGGGGATTGATCCAAACAATCATCGGCCCCGACCTGCTGTCTCTGTTCCGAACAAATCGGTCGGGTCAGACCATAGTTCAACGTGCAAACCCGAGAACTcgcaggaagaagaagacatagGCTCTGTGCTGCAATGCTCGAGTAAACCCGAGAGCAATACTGGCTTCCTGCCCGACCTGAATCTCGAACTCACAATAGGGCCCCCGTTGATCGAAGAGCGACTACAGTTATCGCACATAGACTCTACTCAACTTAGTTTCTCAAATTTTTCGACAGTTATAAGCTGA